A window of Candidatus Jettenia caeni contains these coding sequences:
- a CDS encoding CRISPR-associated protein, whose product MKLIGKYYKEKKLYQSLYGHAYDSLAFLKDYLHKEFCVIKTFCKRWQIKEDDLIKSLFLTILLHDMGKLTKTFQKNILAGKHTFYMPHPLASLPILIAFQNHFPKLLEDVDPSYLEITAILSHHTQAYSGLYSTTDCKPDFETESVNNFIKAAICIYDKLEFGNYFKREFTEIKINCLNRKSDELKNGVDCLKEINGNKTAIKAIFSFIFSLLKMSDILASINFVEKVKNENVKEGFIFDELYDPNNQIVFSGITNKMGTWHRKSKRSFQENIYNNPKPFTMLFAPCGRGKTDAALYWATELIEKSEANRIIFALPTQVTCNAMFNTLSNNDYFGEKKVGLYHSRSALELSERKKEEHEEVEDHLSFVKDETFKGEVFFYPVTVTTVDHLLYAFIHGYSKADFSLGNIQTSVIIFDEIHYYDDMMLSNLKQLFGILREMRIPHFLMSGTFPEFLQSEINKAKEYHLEEDNEGLGFKPFEIIKKEEKSIITNDVLDKEVGDKLIAGYKKGLKQFIILNTIQSAQLTYIQLKEHFKEVGINKPNMILLHSRFIYSDRRDIEKKILRQAKAEKEIQENNIPFILVATQVIEVSLDISSHRLFTECAPVDAVGQRGGRLNRGGQNAGENRMILFKTSNAKPYDERLLENSWTAIPKGIVSYLDFKKACDDVYNGRCISLSDFDVFFKECTLFGRSPKEIRWNEDEGKGFKTRKKDYQTIDVYPIHFFYSYGDELFKMNNEVIKVPAWWYWYDKKEKKDLFCEHVFDDKTYLLCKLPYNNEVGLSTLNTAYVNIEQNYPQIL is encoded by the coding sequence GTGAAGCTTATTGGAAAATATTACAAAGAGAAAAAACTATATCAATCCTTATATGGTCATGCATATGATTCCCTTGCCTTTTTAAAAGATTATCTCCACAAAGAGTTCTGTGTTATTAAAACATTTTGCAAGAGGTGGCAGATAAAAGAGGATGATTTGATTAAATCTCTATTTTTGACAATCCTTCTGCATGATATGGGTAAACTAACCAAAACATTTCAAAAAAATATTTTAGCAGGTAAACATACGTTCTATATGCCCCATCCTTTGGCTAGTTTGCCGATTTTAATTGCATTTCAAAACCACTTTCCTAAACTCCTTGAAGATGTTGACCCTTCATATTTAGAAATTACTGCTATTTTAAGTCATCACACACAGGCATATTCTGGACTTTATTCAACAACTGATTGTAAACCGGATTTCGAGACAGAATCTGTCAATAATTTTATAAAAGCGGCTATTTGTATTTATGATAAGTTAGAGTTTGGAAATTACTTTAAAAGAGAATTTACTGAAATAAAAATAAATTGTCTAAACAGAAAATCGGATGAATTGAAGAATGGCGTTGATTGCCTAAAAGAAATAAATGGTAACAAAACTGCCATTAAAGCCATTTTTTCTTTTATCTTCAGCCTTCTTAAAATGTCTGACATCCTTGCAAGTATTAATTTTGTTGAAAAAGTAAAAAATGAAAATGTTAAGGAAGGCTTTATTTTTGATGAGTTATATGATCCAAATAATCAAATTGTATTTTCGGGAATCACAAATAAGATGGGGACATGGCATCGAAAATCAAAGAGATCATTTCAAGAAAACATATATAATAATCCGAAACCATTTACAATGCTCTTTGCCCCTTGTGGACGAGGAAAAACAGACGCCGCTCTATATTGGGCAACTGAATTAATAGAGAAAAGTGAGGCAAATCGTATCATCTTTGCCTTGCCAACTCAGGTTACATGTAATGCAATGTTTAATACGCTTTCCAATAATGATTATTTTGGTGAAAAGAAGGTTGGTCTCTATCATAGCAGGAGTGCATTAGAGCTTTCTGAAAGGAAAAAAGAAGAACACGAAGAAGTAGAAGACCATCTATCTTTTGTAAAAGATGAAACTTTTAAAGGTGAGGTATTTTTTTATCCTGTAACTGTAACAACTGTTGACCATCTCCTTTATGCCTTTATACATGGCTATTCAAAGGCTGATTTTTCCCTTGGCAATATTCAAACTTCTGTCATTATCTTTGATGAGATTCATTATTATGATGATATGATGTTAAGTAATTTGAAGCAATTATTCGGAATTCTTAGGGAGATGAGAATTCCTCATTTTTTAATGAGTGGAACATTTCCTGAGTTTTTGCAATCAGAAATTAATAAGGCAAAAGAATATCATTTGGAAGAAGATAACGAAGGGCTTGGCTTCAAGCCGTTTGAAATTATTAAAAAAGAAGAAAAATCAATAATCACTAATGATGTATTAGATAAAGAGGTAGGGGATAAATTAATTGCCGGTTATAAAAAGGGACTAAAACAATTTATCATTTTAAATACAATTCAATCGGCACAATTGACCTATATACAACTAAAGGAGCATTTCAAAGAGGTCGGTATTAATAAGCCAAATATGATACTGCTACACTCACGTTTTATTTATAGCGATAGAAGAGATATTGAGAAAAAAATTTTAAGACAGGCAAAGGCCGAAAAAGAAATACAGGAAAATAATATTCCCTTTATCCTTGTAGCTACACAGGTCATTGAAGTAAGCTTAGACATTAGTTCCCACCGCCTTTTTACAGAATGTGCACCAGTTGATGCTGTTGGTCAAAGAGGTGGTAGACTCAATAGGGGTGGTCAAAATGCAGGAGAAAACAGGATGATACTTTTTAAAACATCTAATGCAAAACCCTATGATGAGAGACTTTTGGAAAACAGTTGGACAGCAATCCCAAAAGGTATTGTAAGTTATTTAGATTTCAAAAAGGCGTGCGATGATGTCTACAATGGTAGATGTATTAGTCTGTCTGATTTTGATGTGTTTTTCAAAGAGTGTACTTTATTTGGCAGAAGCCCTAAAGAAATTCGTTGGAATGAGGATGAAGGCAAAGGCTTTAAGACACGGAAAAAAGATTATCAAACAATTGATGTATATCCTATCCATTTTTTTTATTCTTATGGAGATGAGCTATTTAAAATGAATAATGAAGTAATTAAGGTACCAGCATGGTGGTATTGGTATGACAAGAAGGAAAAAAAAGATTTATTTTGCGAGCATGTCTTTGATGACAAAACATATTTATTATGTAAATTGCCATATAACAATGAAGTGGGATTATCAACTTTAAATACTGCATATGTAAATATTGAACAAAACTATCCACAAATTTTGTAA
- a CDS encoding transposase: MKQQKRDVKKLAGTDKRPLQEQKKKKSKKDYRVRNWSEYTEALRQRGSLDVWIDEGVQEKWNAEPTGQRGSPPTYSDLAITSTLQLGIVFHQRLRQTEGLVKSLFRLMNIPLKVPDYSTLSRRGETVGISLAKEKKENLVLVLDSSGLKVYGEGEWKVRQHGYTKRRTWRKIHLSITPDGEIRAQELTENSTGDSEVVDKLLSQEESRIDTFAGDGSYDKRKVYESCKRRGILRILIPPRKDAKIWQHGNCSTEPHVRDETIRHIRRTSLRQWKERVGYHVRSLVENAIFRFKTIFGDRLYARNLAQQRTEVGIKASFLNRMMKLGMPESYAIS, encoded by the coding sequence ATGAAGCAACAGAAACGGGACGTAAAGAAACTAGCAGGAACAGATAAAAGGCCGCTCCAAGAACAGAAAAAGAAGAAATCAAAGAAGGACTACCGGGTAAGAAACTGGTCAGAGTATACAGAGGCATTAAGACAAAGAGGGTCTCTTGATGTATGGATAGATGAGGGGGTACAAGAGAAATGGAATGCAGAGCCAACGGGCCAAAGAGGGTCTCCCCCTACGTATAGTGATCTGGCCATAACATCAACGCTTCAGTTGGGTATCGTATTTCATCAAAGACTTCGTCAAACAGAAGGATTAGTCAAATCACTGTTTCGGCTCATGAATATCCCTCTGAAGGTTCCTGATTATTCAACCCTGTCTCGAAGAGGTGAAACAGTGGGAATTTCTTTAGCGAAAGAGAAGAAAGAGAATCTGGTATTAGTCCTTGATAGCAGTGGGTTAAAGGTCTATGGGGAAGGGGAATGGAAGGTAAGACAGCATGGATATACCAAGAGAAGAACATGGAGAAAGATTCATTTGTCCATTACTCCTGATGGAGAGATAAGAGCACAAGAGCTTACCGAGAATAGTACTGGTGATTCAGAGGTAGTAGATAAGCTTCTAAGCCAGGAAGAGTCAAGGATTGATACCTTTGCCGGTGATGGCTCCTATGATAAGAGGAAGGTCTATGAGAGTTGTAAGAGAAGAGGGATTCTCAGAATACTTATTCCTCCGAGGAAGGATGCAAAGATATGGCAGCATGGCAACTGCAGTACAGAGCCACATGTCCGAGATGAGACGATAAGGCATATCAGAAGAACTTCCCTAAGACAGTGGAAAGAGCGTGTTGGTTACCACGTCCGCTCTCTGGTTGAGAATGCGATATTTCGATTCAAAACCATCTTTGGCGATAGGCTTTATGCCAGAAATCTTGCTCAACAAAGAACAGAAGTAGGTATCAAGGCATCTTTTTTAAACCGTATGATGAAATTAGGAATGCCGGAAAGTTATGCGATCTCATAA
- a CDS encoding CRISPR-associated protein — protein sequence MNSSLHNIRFTGTQINYFFLCKKKLWYFSHDIQMEQNSDAVYLGKLIHETSYEREKKEIDIDDTIKIDFIGNDRVIHEVKKSDKVEEPHIWQLKYYIWYLKQKGADGITGKINYPKLRKTLDVFLEPEDEEKIQSILKEIQGIINTELPPAVERMKMCRNCSYGDICWV from the coding sequence ATGAATAGCTCTCTGCATAATATCCGCTTCACCGGTACCCAAATTAACTATTTCTTCCTTTGCAAGAAAAAGCTCTGGTACTTTTCCCATGATATCCAGATGGAACAGAACAGCGATGCCGTCTACCTCGGAAAGTTGATTCATGAGACATCGTATGAACGGGAGAAGAAGGAGATTGATATTGATGATACCATTAAGATCGATTTCATTGGGAACGACAGGGTTATTCATGAGGTAAAGAAATCTGATAAGGTGGAAGAACCGCATATCTGGCAGTTGAAGTATTATATCTGGTATCTGAAGCAGAAGGGTGCTGATGGTATTACCGGTAAAATAAATTATCCCAAACTGAGAAAGACCCTGGATGTATTCTTGGAACCGGAGGATGAAGAGAAGATTCAATCGATTTTAAAGGAAATACAAGGGATTATAAACACTGAACTACCACCAGCAGTAGAGCGGATGAAGATGTGTAGAAATTGTAGTTATGGGGATATTTGCTGGGTGTGA